In Burkholderia gladioli, a genomic segment contains:
- a CDS encoding class I SAM-dependent methyltransferase, whose product MNPKAHEPASLPVPGPDALAQSETLSASLRAEIAASGGWVPFSRFMERALYAPGLGYYSGGARKFGRRGDDGSDFVTAPELSPLFAQTLARPLAEALEASGTRRLMEFGAGTGKLAAGLLAALDALGAAPERYEIVELSGELRERQRATLAAELPAPLASRVHWLDALPERFEGVVVGNEVLDAMPVRLVLRGETGWRERGVAVDAARAFVFEDRPLPEEPAGVSALAALDALELPEGYLTEIHEAARAFTGTVCRMLARGAAFFIDYGFPAGEYYHPQRAEGTLMCHYRHRAHGDPFVWPGLQDITAHVEFSGIHEAAVAAGAELLGYTSQGRFLLNAGITEVLAEIDPADGARFLPAANAVQKLIAESEMGELFKVIAFGRGIDGGLAAFARGERSHAL is encoded by the coding sequence ATGAACCCGAAAGCTCACGAACCCGCTAGTTTACCCGTTCCCGGCCCGGACGCGCTCGCGCAGTCGGAAACGCTGTCCGCCTCGTTGCGTGCCGAGATCGCGGCCTCGGGCGGGTGGGTGCCGTTTTCGCGCTTCATGGAACGCGCGCTCTACGCGCCGGGCCTGGGCTACTACAGCGGCGGCGCGCGCAAGTTCGGCCGGCGCGGCGACGACGGCAGCGATTTCGTCACGGCCCCCGAGCTCTCGCCGCTGTTCGCGCAGACCCTGGCGCGGCCGCTGGCCGAGGCGCTCGAGGCGAGCGGCACGCGGCGCCTGATGGAATTCGGCGCCGGCACCGGCAAGCTGGCGGCGGGGCTGCTGGCGGCGCTCGACGCGCTGGGCGCGGCACCCGAGCGCTACGAGATCGTCGAGCTGTCGGGCGAGCTGCGCGAGCGCCAGCGTGCCACGCTGGCGGCCGAGCTGCCGGCGCCGCTGGCGAGTCGCGTGCATTGGCTCGACGCGCTGCCGGAGCGCTTCGAGGGCGTGGTGGTCGGCAACGAGGTGCTCGACGCGATGCCGGTGCGGCTGGTGCTGCGCGGCGAGACGGGCTGGCGCGAGCGCGGCGTGGCGGTCGACGCGGCGCGCGCCTTCGTGTTCGAGGATCGTCCCCTGCCGGAGGAGCCCGCCGGCGTATCGGCGTTGGCGGCGCTCGACGCGCTCGAACTGCCGGAAGGCTATCTGACCGAAATCCACGAAGCCGCGCGCGCCTTCACGGGCACCGTCTGCCGCATGCTCGCGCGCGGCGCGGCCTTCTTCATCGACTACGGCTTCCCGGCCGGCGAGTACTACCACCCGCAACGCGCCGAGGGCACCCTGATGTGCCACTACCGGCATCGCGCGCATGGCGACCCCTTCGTCTGGCCGGGGCTGCAGGACATCACCGCGCACGTCGAGTTCTCCGGCATCCACGAGGCGGCCGTGGCGGCCGGCGCCGAGCTGCTCGGCTATACCTCGCAAGGGCGCTTCCTGCTCAATGCCGGCATCACCGAGGTGCTGGCCGAGATCGACCCGGCCGACGGCGCGCGCTTCCTGCCGGCCGCCAACGCGGTGCAGAAGCTGATCGCGGAATCGGAAATGGGGGAGCTGTTCAAGGTGATCGCGTTCGGGCGCGGCATCGACGGTGGCCTCGCGGCCTTCGCGCGCGGCGAACGCTCGCACGCGCTCTAG
- a CDS encoding SDR family NAD(P)-dependent oxidoreductase — MSDSAARPVGSTIRPDHGARVALITGAARADGPGEIGRALALAFARRGWQVALAVDHEAARPAAQALAAEVEALGRRAAVLVADLSSERGAAALVPACSAALGRPGCVVCHGDPAPADDATSAGYASLLASVARHVAAPVVLGRTLAEATPEAAREDETQRAVLIHLLDDALYHPAPERLSHALAQAALHRATAAQALALAPKVRVAALVRGRAPHADELAAAACYLADAPGVTGATLSVDGGEHLAPPAAGQA; from the coding sequence ATGAGCGATTCCGCCGCAAGGCCTGTCGGCAGCACCATCCGCCCGGACCACGGCGCGCGCGTCGCGCTGATCACGGGCGCCGCCCGCGCCGACGGCCCAGGCGAGATCGGCCGCGCGCTGGCGCTCGCCTTCGCCCGCCGCGGCTGGCAGGTGGCGCTGGCCGTCGACCACGAGGCGGCCCGCCCGGCCGCCCAGGCGCTGGCCGCCGAGGTCGAGGCGCTGGGCCGCCGCGCCGCCGTGCTGGTGGCCGATCTGTCGAGCGAGCGAGGCGCCGCCGCCCTGGTGCCGGCCTGCAGCGCGGCGCTGGGCCGGCCCGGCTGCGTGGTCTGCCACGGCGATCCGGCCCCGGCCGACGACGCCACCAGCGCCGGCTACGCCTCGCTGCTGGCCTCGGTGGCCCGCCACGTGGCCGCGCCGGTGGTGCTGGGCCGCACGCTGGCCGAGGCGACGCCCGAGGCCGCGCGCGAGGACGAGACGCAACGCGCGGTGCTGATCCACCTGCTCGACGACGCGCTGTACCATCCCGCGCCCGAGCGGCTCTCGCATGCACTGGCGCAGGCCGCGCTGCATCGCGCGACGGCCGCCCAGGCGCTGGCGCTGGCGCCGAAGGTGCGGGTCGCGGCGCTGGTGCGCGGGCGCGCCCCGCATGCCGACGAACTGGCGGCGGCCGCCTGCTACCTGGCCGATGCGCCGGGCGTGACGGGCGCCACGCTGAGCGTGGACGGCGGCGAGCATCTCGCCCCGCCCGCGGCCGGCCAAGCCTGA
- a CDS encoding carbohydrate kinase family protein, which translates to MTSSANFPHFVSAGDILTDMVRHGAAQWTSVPGGAGWNVARAVARLGVPSAAVGALGQDCFSEVLWRESEAAGLDMRFLQRVDRPPLLAIVHETQPPSYFFIGENSADLAFDPAALPAGWEAPLQWAHFGCISLVREPLAATLVALAASLRERGVKISFDPNYRNLMTAAYRPTLEKMVKLADLVKVSDEDLRHLFAGGEAEAIAELRALNPAATLLVTRGSDAATLYAGDATFEARPPRVEVADTVGAGDASIGGLLVSLMTEPQRAWPEHLAFALASGAAACRHTGAHAPTLEEVNALLAG; encoded by the coding sequence ATGACCAGCAGCGCCAACTTCCCGCATTTCGTGTCGGCCGGCGACATCCTGACCGACATGGTCCGCCACGGCGCCGCGCAATGGACCTCGGTGCCCGGCGGCGCCGGCTGGAACGTGGCGCGCGCGGTGGCGCGCCTGGGCGTGCCCAGCGCCGCGGTCGGCGCGCTCGGCCAGGACTGCTTCTCCGAGGTGCTGTGGCGCGAGAGCGAGGCGGCCGGCCTCGACATGCGCTTCCTGCAGCGCGTCGATCGCCCGCCGCTGCTGGCCATCGTCCACGAGACGCAGCCGCCCTCCTACTTCTTCATCGGCGAGAACAGCGCGGACCTGGCCTTCGATCCGGCCGCGCTGCCCGCCGGCTGGGAAGCGCCGCTGCAGTGGGCGCACTTCGGCTGCATCAGCCTGGTACGCGAGCCGCTGGCCGCCACCCTGGTCGCGCTGGCCGCCAGCCTGCGCGAGCGCGGCGTGAAGATCAGCTTCGACCCGAACTACCGCAACCTGATGACGGCGGCCTATCGCCCGACGCTGGAGAAGATGGTGAAGCTCGCCGACCTGGTGAAGGTGTCGGACGAGGACCTGCGCCACCTGTTCGCCGGCGGCGAGGCCGAGGCGATCGCCGAGTTGCGGGCGCTGAATCCGGCCGCCACGCTGCTGGTCACGCGCGGCTCGGATGCGGCCACGCTGTATGCCGGCGACGCGACGTTCGAGGCGCGGCCGCCGCGCGTCGAGGTGGCCGACACGGTGGGCGCGGGCGACGCATCGATCGGCGGCCTGCTGGTCAGCCTGATGACCGAGCCGCAGCGCGCCTGGCCCGAGCACCTGGCCTTCGCGCTGGCCTCCGGCGCCGCCGCCTGCCGCCATACCGGCGCGCATGCGCCGACGCTCGAGGAAGTGAACGCGCTGCTGGCCGGCTGA
- a CDS encoding DUF2905 domain-containing protein has protein sequence MFRWLLVSFVAVMVLARSWPWLSKLGVGRLPGDVTIRIGSRAYPFPFMSTLVLMAIISVIAKLW, from the coding sequence ATGTTCCGCTGGCTGCTGGTGTCCTTCGTGGCGGTGATGGTGCTGGCGCGTAGCTGGCCCTGGCTGTCCAAGCTCGGCGTCGGGCGCCTGCCCGGCGACGTGACGATCCGGATCGGCTCGCGCGCCTATCCGTTCCCCTTCATGTCGACGCTGGTGCTGATGGCGATCATCTCGGTGATCGCGAAGCTCTGGTGA